In the genome of Thermovirga sp., one region contains:
- a CDS encoding tungsten ABC transporter substrate-binding protein has translation KESWYIHTGQGMIDIINIEAQKDGYTLTDRGTFIKYEDNYKGNPPLVILVEGDEALFNQYSVIAVNPVRGDHLRYDLALKFSDWMRSRKVQKMIGEFSLLGKPLFVPNAK, from the coding sequence AAAAAGAGAGCTGGTACATCCACACCGGCCAGGGCATGATCGACATCATCAACATTGAGGCCCAGAAGGACGGCTACACCCTGACCGACCGGGGCACTTTCATCAAGTACGAAGACAACTACAAAGGCAACCCCCCGTTGGTGATACTGGTCGAAGGCGACGAAGCGCTCTTCAACCAATACAGCGTTATCGCCGTCAACCCTGTCAGGGGTGATCATCTCCGCTATGACCTAGCCCTGAAGTTCTCCGACTGGATGCGATCTCGCAAGGTCCAAAAGATGATTGGAGAGTTCAGCCTCCTGGGCAAACCCCTGTTTGTCCCAAACGCGAAGTAG
- a CDS encoding ABC transporter permease has protein sequence MNYLAEGFKTAFIILYSGHEETFNAIFTTVKASTFSILITLAVGIPLGFILGYYSFPGKHACRAVSDTLMAIPTVVVGLLVYAFISRSGPFGGLGLLFTLRGVVIGQFFLGLPVVVSLTASATEQMEDTTRLTLMTLGASPSQLAASSLWEGRYAVLAAAMTAYSRIISEVGVSMMIGGNIKWRTRTITTAIALETGKGQFAEGIALGTVLLAIAFAVNGAVSIARKRASS, from the coding sequence ATGAATTATCTGGCGGAAGGGTTCAAAACAGCTTTCATCATCCTTTATTCAGGACATGAGGAGACTTTCAACGCCATATTCACGACGGTGAAGGCATCGACCTTTTCGATCCTTATCACCCTGGCGGTAGGTATCCCGCTGGGTTTCATCCTGGGATACTATTCTTTCCCGGGGAAACACGCATGCAGAGCTGTATCGGATACCTTGATGGCAATCCCCACCGTTGTCGTAGGATTGCTCGTTTATGCCTTCATCTCCAGAAGCGGGCCTTTCGGCGGCCTGGGCCTCCTTTTTACCTTGCGGGGAGTGGTCATCGGCCAATTTTTCCTCGGGCTCCCCGTGGTAGTGTCCCTCACTGCTTCCGCCACGGAGCAGATGGAAGATACCACCAGGCTTACCCTGATGACGCTGGGGGCTTCCCCCAGCCAACTTGCTGCCAGTTCACTTTGGGAGGGACGATATGCCGTCCTGGCTGCGGCAATGACAGCCTACAGTAGGATCATCTCCGAGGTGGGCGTCTCCATGATGATCGGTGGCAACATCAAATGGAGAACCCGCACGATCACTACCGCGATCGCCCTCGAGACGGGGAAGGGCCAGTTCGCCGAAGGGATAGCATTGGGAACTGTCCTTCTGGCCATTGCCTTTGCCGTTAATGGGGCCGTTTCCATTGC